One genomic region from Pseudomonas hormoni encodes:
- the prmA gene encoding 50S ribosomal protein L11 methyltransferase: MPWLQVRLAISPEQAETYEDAFLEVGAVSVTFMDAEDQPIFEPELNTTPLWSHTHLLALFEGGTEAATVLAHLELLTGSPLPEHHSEVIEDQDWERTWMDDFQPMRFGQRLWIVPSWHAAPEPDAVNILLDPGLAFGTGTHPTTALCLEWLDGQDLKDCNVLDFGCGSGILAIAALLLGAKQAVGTDIDVQALEASRDNAGRNNIAEELFPLYLPEDLPQVQADVLVANILAGPLVSLAPQLSSLVKPGGRLALSGILAEQGEEVANAYAQDFDLDPIANRDGWVRITGRRR; encoded by the coding sequence ATGCCTTGGCTGCAAGTCCGTCTCGCCATCAGCCCAGAACAAGCCGAAACCTACGAAGACGCTTTCCTTGAAGTGGGCGCCGTGTCGGTGACCTTCATGGACGCCGAAGACCAGCCGATCTTCGAGCCGGAACTCAACACCACCCCGCTGTGGTCGCACACGCACCTGCTGGCTCTGTTCGAAGGTGGCACCGAAGCCGCCACCGTACTGGCCCACCTTGAATTGCTGACCGGCAGCCCGCTGCCCGAGCATCACAGCGAAGTCATCGAAGACCAGGACTGGGAACGCACCTGGATGGACGATTTCCAGCCAATGCGCTTCGGTCAACGCCTGTGGATCGTTCCAAGCTGGCACGCTGCGCCTGAACCCGACGCCGTGAACATTCTGCTGGACCCGGGCCTCGCATTCGGCACCGGCACGCATCCGACCACCGCGCTGTGCCTGGAATGGCTCGACGGTCAGGACCTGAAAGACTGCAACGTGCTGGACTTCGGTTGCGGTTCGGGGATCCTGGCGATTGCCGCCCTGCTGCTGGGCGCCAAACAAGCCGTCGGCACCGACATCGACGTGCAGGCGCTGGAAGCCTCTCGCGACAACGCCGGGCGCAACAACATCGCCGAAGAGCTGTTCCCGCTGTATCTACCCGAGGACCTGCCACAGGTTCAGGCCGACGTGCTGGTAGCCAACATTCTCGCCGGCCCGCTGGTGTCCCTGGCGCCGCAACTGTCCAGCCTGGTCAAGCCGGGTGGCCGTCTGGCACTGTCCGGCATCCTTGCCGAACAAGGCGAAGAGGTTGCCAACGCCTACGCCCAGGATTTCGATCTGGACCCGATCGCCAATCGCGATGGCTGGGTGCGCATCACTGGCCGTCGGCGCTAG
- the dusB gene encoding tRNA dihydrouridine synthase DusB: protein MSAVRIGPYTLHNGLILAPMAGVTDQPFRQLCKRLGAGLVVSEMVTSDMSLWNTRKSRMRMIHEGDPEPRSVQIAGGDAQMLADAARANVELGAQIIDINMGCPAKKVCNKAAGSALLKDEALVTEILQAVVAAVDVPVTLKIRTGWDRDNKNGLTVAKIAEQAGITALAVHGRTRADLYTGEAEYDTIAAIKQAVSIPVFANGDIDSPEKARYVLDATGADGLLVGRAAQGRPWIFREIDHFLRTGEKLPALELIEVERILLEHLAALHVFYGDVMGVRIARKHVGWYLATLPGAREFRAHFNRLEDTEAQCANVQGFFAERYKSLTGDGEEVAA from the coding sequence ATGTCGGCGGTACGCATCGGTCCATACACATTGCACAACGGCTTGATTCTCGCCCCCATGGCGGGTGTCACCGACCAACCCTTTCGTCAGCTGTGCAAGCGACTGGGTGCAGGACTTGTAGTCTCGGAAATGGTCACCAGCGACATGAGTTTGTGGAACACCCGCAAATCGCGCATGCGCATGATCCACGAAGGCGATCCCGAGCCACGCTCGGTGCAGATCGCCGGTGGTGATGCGCAGATGCTGGCGGATGCGGCCCGGGCCAACGTCGAACTGGGCGCACAGATTATCGACATCAACATGGGCTGTCCGGCGAAGAAGGTCTGCAACAAGGCTGCCGGTTCCGCGCTGTTGAAGGATGAAGCATTGGTGACCGAGATCCTGCAGGCCGTGGTGGCTGCGGTTGATGTGCCGGTTACCCTGAAAATCCGTACCGGCTGGGACCGGGACAACAAGAACGGTCTGACGGTGGCGAAGATCGCCGAGCAGGCAGGCATCACGGCGTTGGCGGTTCATGGCCGCACCCGTGCCGATCTGTATACCGGTGAAGCCGAGTACGACACCATTGCCGCGATCAAGCAGGCAGTGTCGATCCCGGTCTTCGCCAATGGCGACATCGATTCACCGGAGAAGGCCCGGTACGTGCTCGACGCGACAGGTGCCGATGGATTGCTGGTTGGACGGGCTGCCCAGGGGCGGCCATGGATTTTTCGCGAGATCGACCATTTCCTGCGTACCGGCGAGAAACTCCCGGCGCTGGAACTGATCGAGGTGGAACGCATTCTGCTAGAGCATCTGGCTGCGCTGCACGTCTTCTATGGAGATGTCATGGGCGTACGCATTGCTCGAAAGCATGTGGGCTGGTATCTCGCAACCCTGCCGGGCGCCAGGGAGTTTCGCGCCCACTTCAATCGTTTGGAAGATACGGAAGCACAATGCGCCAACGTTCAGGGCTTCTTCGCCGAACGTTACAAGAGCCTGACAGGGGACGGAGAAGAGGTGGCCGCATGA
- the accC gene encoding acetyl-CoA carboxylase biotin carboxylase subunit — protein MTAKLEKVLIANRGEIALRILRACKEMGIKTVAVYSKADKELMHLGLADESVCIGPASAAHSYLHIPAIIAAAEVTGATAIHPGYGFLAENADFAEQVENSGFAFIGPKADTIRLMGDKVSAKHAMIAAGVPTVPGSDGPLPEDEETALRIGREVGYPVIIKAAGGGGGRGMRVVHKEEDLISSAKLTRSEAGAAFGNPMVYLEKFLTNPRHVEVQVLSDGQGHAIHLGDRDCSLQRRHQKVLEEAPAPGIDEKARAEVLARCVKACIDINYRGAGTFEFLYENGAFYFIEMNTRVQVEHPVSEMVTGIDIVKEMLSIAAGNKLSYTQEDVVIRGHALECRINAEDPKTFMPSPGTVKHFHAPGGNGVRVDSHLYSGYAVPPNYDSLIGKLITYGATRDEALARMRNALDEIVVDGIKTNIPLHRDLVRDEGFCKGGINIHYLEHKLAGDKH, from the coding sequence ATGACTGCGAAGTTGGAAAAAGTTCTGATCGCCAACCGCGGTGAGATCGCACTGCGGATCCTGCGTGCCTGCAAAGAGATGGGCATCAAGACCGTCGCCGTTTATTCCAAGGCCGACAAAGAGCTGATGCACCTGGGCCTGGCAGACGAATCCGTCTGCATCGGTCCGGCCTCGGCCGCCCACTCTTACCTGCACATCCCGGCAATCATCGCCGCGGCTGAAGTGACCGGCGCTACCGCCATTCACCCAGGCTACGGTTTCCTTGCGGAAAACGCTGATTTCGCTGAGCAGGTCGAGAACTCCGGCTTCGCCTTCATTGGCCCGAAAGCCGACACCATTCGCCTGATGGGCGACAAGGTATCGGCCAAGCACGCCATGATCGCTGCCGGCGTTCCAACCGTTCCGGGTTCCGACGGCCCACTGCCGGAAGACGAAGAAACCGCTCTGCGCATTGGTCGCGAAGTCGGTTACCCAGTGATCATCAAAGCCGCTGGCGGCGGTGGTGGTCGCGGCATGCGCGTTGTGCATAAAGAAGAAGACCTGATCTCCTCGGCGAAACTGACCCGCTCCGAAGCCGGCGCGGCGTTCGGCAACCCGATGGTCTATCTGGAAAAATTCCTGACCAACCCACGTCACGTGGAAGTTCAGGTACTTTCCGACGGCCAGGGCCACGCCATCCATCTGGGCGATCGCGATTGCTCACTGCAACGTCGTCACCAGAAGGTTCTCGAAGAAGCGCCGGCACCGGGCATCGACGAGAAAGCACGGGCTGAAGTCCTCGCACGCTGCGTTAAAGCCTGCATCGACATCAACTACCGTGGCGCGGGCACTTTCGAGTTCCTGTATGAGAACGGCGCGTTCTATTTCATCGAAATGAACACCCGCGTTCAGGTTGAGCACCCGGTTTCGGAAATGGTCACCGGCATCGACATCGTCAAGGAGATGCTCAGCATCGCCGCTGGCAACAAACTGTCGTACACCCAGGAAGACGTGGTTATCCGCGGTCATGCACTGGAATGCCGGATCAACGCCGAAGACCCGAAAACCTTCATGCCGAGCCCAGGCACGGTCAAGCATTTCCACGCTCCAGGCGGCAACGGCGTTCGCGTCGATTCGCACCTGTACAGCGGTTATGCCGTACCGCCGAACTACGATTCGTTGATCGGCAAGCTGATCACCTACGGCGCAACCCGTGACGAAGCCCTGGCGCGCATGCGCAATGCGCTGGACGAAATCGTTGTCGACGGGATCAAGACCAACATCCCGCTGCACCGCGATCTGGTCCGCGACGAAGGCTTCTGCAAAGGTGGGATCAACATCCACTACCTGGAACACAAGCTGGCTGGCGACAAGCACTAA
- the fis gene encoding DNA-binding transcriptional regulator Fis: MTMMTETLVSGTTPVSDNVNLKQHLNTPSEEGQTLRGSVEKALHNYFAHLEGAAVTDVYNLVLSEVEAPLLECVMNYVKGNQTKASELLGLNRGTLRKKLKQYDLL, translated from the coding sequence ATGACGATGATGACCGAGACTTTAGTGAGTGGAACAACACCCGTGAGCGACAACGTGAATTTGAAACAGCACCTCAACACGCCGAGCGAAGAAGGTCAGACCCTTCGCGGGAGTGTCGAGAAGGCGCTGCACAATTATTTCGCCCACCTTGAGGGCGCTGCCGTCACGGATGTGTACAACCTGGTGCTCTCCGAAGTCGAGGCGCCCCTGCTCGAGTGCGTGATGAACTACGTCAAGGGTAACCAGACCAAGGCCAGCGAGCTGCTCGGACTGAACCGAGGCACCCTGCGCAAGAAACTCAAGCAGTACGATTTGCTGTAA
- the accB gene encoding acetyl-CoA carboxylase biotin carboxyl carrier protein, with the protein MDIRKVKKLIELLEESGIDELEIKEGEESVRISRHSKTPAQQYYAPAPMHAPAPAPAAAAPVAAAAAPTAPAAPVLNGTVARSPMVGTFYRKSSPSSPSFVEVGQTVKKGDTLCIVEAMKMMNHIEAETSGVIESILVEDGQPVEYDQPLFTIV; encoded by the coding sequence ATGGATATCCGTAAAGTTAAGAAACTGATCGAATTGCTGGAAGAGTCCGGCATCGACGAGCTCGAGATCAAGGAAGGCGAAGAGTCCGTACGCATCAGCCGCCATAGCAAGACCCCGGCTCAGCAGTACTACGCACCGGCTCCAATGCACGCTCCGGCTCCAGCGCCTGCCGCTGCTGCTCCGGTTGCCGCCGCTGCCGCTCCAACTGCTCCGGCCGCACCTGTCCTGAACGGCACCGTTGCCCGTTCGCCGATGGTCGGCACCTTCTATCGTAAATCTTCGCCAAGCTCGCCGTCCTTCGTTGAAGTCGGCCAGACCGTGAAGAAAGGCGACACCCTGTGCATCGTCGAAGCCATGAAGATGATGAACCACATCGAAGCTGAAACCAGCGGTGTGATCGAATCCATCCTCGTCGAAGACGGCCAGCCGGTTGAGTACGACCAACCGCTGTTCACCATCGTTTGA
- the purH gene encoding bifunctional phosphoribosylaminoimidazolecarboxamide formyltransferase/IMP cyclohydrolase yields MTDQTTRLPIRRALISVSDKTGILEFAKELEALGVEILSTGGTFKLLRDNGVAAVEVADYTGFAEMMDGRVKTLHPKIHGGILGRRGIDDAIMNEHGIKPIDLVAVNLYPFEATINKPGCDLPTAIENIDIGGPTMVRSAAKNHKDVAIVVNASDYASVLEGLKAGGLTYAQRFDLMLKAFEHTAAYDGMIANYMGTVNQAADTLSTEGRSEFPRTFNSQFVKAQEMRYGENPHQSAAFYVEAKPAEVGIATATQLQGKELSYNNVADTDAALECVKSFVKPACVIVKHANPCGVAVSPDAEGGIRQAYELAYATDTESAFGGIIAFNRELDAETAKAIVERQFVEVIIAPSVSEEARAIVAAKANVRLLACGEWSAERAAAWDYKRVNGGLLVQSRDIGMIGADDLKVVTKRAPTEQEINDLIFAWKVAKYVKSNAIVYAKNRQTIGVGAGQMSRVNSARIAAIKAEHAGLQVAGSVMASDAFFPFRDGLDNAAKVGITAVIQPGGSMRDNEVIAAADEAGIAMVFTGMRHFRH; encoded by the coding sequence ATGACCGACCAGACTACCCGCCTGCCGATCCGCCGCGCCTTGATCAGCGTTTCCGACAAGACCGGGATCCTCGAATTCGCCAAAGAGCTTGAAGCCCTGGGCGTCGAGATCCTCTCCACCGGCGGAACGTTCAAGCTGCTGCGCGATAACGGTGTTGCCGCAGTGGAAGTCGCGGATTACACCGGTTTCGCAGAAATGATGGACGGTCGGGTGAAAACCCTGCACCCGAAAATCCACGGCGGGATCCTCGGTCGTCGCGGTATCGATGATGCCATCATGAACGAGCACGGCATCAAGCCGATCGATCTGGTCGCGGTCAACCTGTACCCGTTCGAAGCCACCATCAACAAGCCAGGCTGCGACCTGCCGACCGCGATCGAAAACATCGACATCGGCGGCCCGACCATGGTCCGTTCGGCAGCAAAAAACCATAAAGACGTGGCCATCGTGGTGAATGCCAGCGACTACGCCAGCGTCCTCGAAGGCCTGAAGGCCGGCGGCCTGACCTACGCTCAGCGTTTCGACCTGATGCTCAAGGCCTTCGAACACACCGCCGCTTACGACGGCATGATCGCCAACTACATGGGCACCGTGAACCAGGCCGCTGACACCCTCAGCACCGAAGGTCGCAGCGAGTTCCCGCGCACTTTCAACAGCCAGTTCGTCAAGGCTCAGGAAATGCGCTACGGCGAGAACCCGCACCAGAGCGCGGCGTTCTACGTGGAAGCCAAGCCAGCCGAAGTCGGCATCGCCACCGCGACCCAACTGCAAGGCAAAGAGCTGTCGTACAACAACGTGGCCGACACCGACGCCGCGCTGGAATGCGTGAAGAGCTTCGTCAAGCCAGCCTGCGTGATCGTCAAGCACGCCAACCCGTGCGGCGTTGCCGTGAGCCCGGACGCCGAAGGCGGCATCCGTCAGGCATACGAACTGGCCTACGCCACCGACACCGAATCCGCCTTCGGCGGCATCATCGCCTTCAACCGCGAACTGGATGCTGAAACCGCCAAGGCCATCGTCGAGCGTCAGTTCGTCGAAGTGATCATCGCCCCAAGCGTCAGCGAAGAAGCCCGCGCGATCGTCGCGGCAAAAGCCAACGTGCGCCTGCTGGCCTGCGGCGAGTGGTCGGCTGAACGCGCCGCTGCCTGGGACTACAAACGCGTCAACGGTGGCCTGCTGGTGCAGAGCCGCGACATCGGCATGATCGGCGCCGATGACCTGAAAGTCGTGACCAAGCGTGCACCGACCGAACAGGAAATCAACGACCTGATCTTCGCCTGGAAAGTCGCCAAGTACGTCAAGTCCAACGCCATCGTCTACGCCAAGAACCGTCAGACCATCGGTGTCGGCGCCGGCCAGATGAGCCGCGTGAACTCTGCGCGTATCGCTGCGATCAAGGCAGAGCACGCCGGTTTGCAGGTTGCCGGCTCGGTCATGGCTTCCGATGCATTCTTCCCGTTCCGCGACGGTCTGGACAATGCGGCCAAGGTCGGCATCACTGCGGTGATTCAGCCAGGCGGCTCGATGCGTGACAACGAAGTGATTGCTGCGGCTGACGAGGCCGGCATCGCCATGGTATTCACCGGCATGCGCCACTTCCGTCACTAA
- the aroQ gene encoding type II 3-dehydroquinate dehydratase gives MATLLVLHGPNLNMLGTREPGTYGATTLAQINQDLERRAREAGHHLLHLQSNAEYELIDRIHAARSEGVDFILINPAAFTHTSVALRDALLAVSIPFIEVHLSNVHKREPFRHHSYFSDVAVGVICGLGASGYRLALEAALEQLERPATA, from the coding sequence ATGGCGACCCTATTGGTTCTGCACGGCCCCAACCTGAACATGCTCGGCACCCGTGAACCGGGCACCTATGGCGCTACGACACTGGCGCAGATCAACCAGGACCTGGAACGCCGTGCTCGTGAAGCCGGCCATCATTTGCTGCACCTGCAAAGCAACGCCGAGTACGAATTGATCGACCGCATCCACGCTGCCCGCAGCGAAGGTGTGGACTTCATTCTGATCAACCCAGCAGCTTTTACGCACACAAGTGTCGCATTACGTGACGCGCTGCTGGCGGTGAGCATCCCATTCATCGAAGTGCATTTGTCTAACGTGCACAAACGCGAACCTTTCCGCCATCACTCTTACTTCTCCGACGTAGCGGTGGGAGTGATCTGCGGCCTTGGCGCCAGCGGTTATCGACTGGCCCTGGAGGCCGCCCTAGAGCAGCTTGAAAGACCGGCAACAGCTTGA
- a CDS encoding protein-disulfide reductase DsbD has product MRRLLCLLLFALALPANAAGLLEGRPSATLGSINNSADFLPVREAFQLSLVESTPQSIKLRFVATEGYYLYRHRFQFRADPADVALGTAQLPKGEQKHDEYFGNVEVYHAILDVELPRTDQRAFTLAVTYQGCADKGLCYPPETERLSIDGSSGAAMSWSWRELALFFLAGLGLTFTPCVLPMLPILSGVVLRGQVGGLRGFNLSLAYVLPMAACFALLGALMGLFGAQLNLQARLQSAWVLVPFAMFFAVFALAMFGVFELKLPQAISSRLDRIAGRTEGGSLWGAAVLGVVSSLLVSPCVSAPLAGALLYISASGDALGGGLKLFMLGLGMGAPLLLVATGGAAWLPKSGPWLVYVKNAIGVLLLGLAIGLLSRVLPGQITLLLIGLLAGGVGLFMGALEFVYKPPRKRVGQLLGMFLLFYALACWYGAFSGQTDPLNPIGQPRIVSGNEQPQHTSDWQTVTTPAELDRVLAEARSSSTPLLLDWYADWCISCKVIEHEVLNNTRVVEHLKGYRLIRFDITASNAEQRALLDRYKLFGPPALMFFGKDGVERADVRVIGEINARDFAERVAKANDRI; this is encoded by the coding sequence ATGCGCCGTTTGCTTTGCCTGCTGCTTTTTGCCCTCGCCCTGCCGGCCAACGCCGCCGGGTTGCTGGAGGGTCGGCCAAGCGCCACGCTGGGCTCGATCAACAACAGCGCCGACTTCCTGCCGGTGCGCGAGGCCTTTCAGCTCAGTCTGGTAGAAAGCACGCCGCAATCGATCAAACTGCGCTTTGTCGCCACCGAGGGTTACTACCTCTACCGCCATCGCTTTCAGTTTCGCGCCGATCCCGCCGATGTCGCGCTCGGCACGGCGCAATTGCCCAAGGGCGAACAAAAGCACGATGAATACTTTGGCAATGTCGAGGTTTACCACGCCATTCTCGATGTAGAACTGCCACGCACCGATCAACGCGCCTTTACGCTGGCCGTGACGTATCAGGGCTGTGCCGACAAAGGCCTGTGCTATCCGCCTGAAACCGAACGCCTGAGTATCGATGGCAGCAGCGGTGCAGCCATGAGTTGGAGCTGGCGGGAGCTGGCGCTGTTCTTCCTCGCCGGCCTGGGCCTGACGTTCACCCCTTGCGTGCTGCCCATGTTGCCTATCCTGTCCGGCGTGGTGTTGCGCGGCCAGGTCGGTGGCTTGCGCGGCTTCAATCTGTCTCTCGCTTATGTGCTGCCGATGGCCGCCTGCTTTGCGCTGCTCGGCGCGCTGATGGGGCTGTTCGGCGCACAGCTCAATCTTCAGGCGCGGCTGCAATCGGCGTGGGTGCTGGTGCCGTTTGCGATGTTTTTTGCCGTGTTTGCCCTGGCGATGTTTGGCGTCTTCGAACTCAAGTTGCCGCAGGCGATCAGCAGCCGACTGGACCGCATCGCGGGTCGCACCGAAGGCGGCTCGTTATGGGGTGCGGCGGTGCTGGGCGTGGTTTCCAGCCTGTTGGTTTCGCCCTGCGTCTCGGCACCGCTGGCCGGTGCGCTGCTGTACATCAGCGCCAGCGGCGATGCGCTGGGCGGCGGGCTGAAGCTGTTCATGCTCGGCCTCGGCATGGGCGCCCCGCTCTTATTGGTGGCCACGGGCGGTGCAGCCTGGCTGCCGAAAAGCGGGCCGTGGCTGGTCTACGTGAAAAACGCGATTGGCGTTTTGTTGCTGGGACTGGCGATCGGTCTGCTCAGTCGGGTTTTGCCGGGTCAGATCACCTTGCTGCTGATCGGCTTGCTCGCCGGTGGCGTTGGTTTGTTCATGGGTGCGCTGGAGTTCGTCTACAAACCTCCGCGAAAACGCGTCGGTCAGTTGCTCGGCATGTTCCTGCTGTTTTATGCGCTGGCGTGTTGGTACGGCGCCTTCAGTGGCCAGACCGATCCGCTCAATCCAATCGGCCAGCCGCGCATCGTCAGCGGCAACGAGCAGCCGCAACACACCAGCGACTGGCAAACCGTCACCACCCCGGCCGAACTGGATCGCGTCCTCGCCGAGGCCAGATCATCCAGCACCCCACTGCTGCTCGACTGGTACGCCGACTGGTGCATCAGCTGCAAAGTCATCGAGCATGAAGTGCTCAACAACACCCGCGTCGTCGAACACCTCAAGGGCTATCGGCTGATCCGCTTCGACATCACTGCCAGCAACGCAGAACAACGTGCGCTGCTCGACCGCTACAAACTGTTCGGCCCTCCGGCGCTGATGTTTTTTGGCAAGGACGGCGTCGAACGCGCCGATGTGCGAGTGATCGGCGAGATCAACGCCAGGGACTTCGCCGAACGTGTCGCCAAAGCAAATGACCGGATTTAA
- a CDS encoding DUF3426 domain-containing protein: MTDSFVTQCPHCQTSFRVSHAQLSVARGVVRCGSCLQVFNAAKQLLEQAGKEAVTPVAPAIIEPAEPEQRAISQKQWSAAELDLDSLDLDEELARLEQREIQPTTEFGRHREDSLSARRDTTEPDEEPWSDSLFSESAADRAEAAEATIAPEPTVEQSMPSRTEPSLSLEPVELDDETLPPQLRLNDPLDAPLHHERLSANDAVDELDDDLPSIEPLRKRRERSEPAMRAEVLQDLTDDPLQLDWQKRRSPWGRRFLWLLLILLGAGALVGQYIAYHFDELARQDQYRPWFQQLCPQIGCTVPSKVDIAKIKSSNLVVRSHPDFNGALVVDAIIYNRAPFSQPFPLLELRFADLNGHLIASRRFKSGEYLNGDLEGMAEMPPQTPIHIALDILDPGAKAVNYSLSFHSPE, translated from the coding sequence ATGACCGACAGCTTCGTCACTCAGTGCCCGCATTGCCAAACCAGCTTCCGCGTCAGCCATGCTCAATTGAGTGTGGCCCGTGGGGTGGTTCGTTGCGGCTCGTGCCTGCAGGTGTTCAACGCCGCCAAGCAGTTGCTTGAGCAGGCAGGCAAGGAAGCGGTCACGCCGGTTGCCCCGGCCATCATCGAGCCTGCGGAGCCGGAACAGCGGGCCATCAGCCAGAAGCAGTGGTCTGCCGCTGAACTCGACCTGGACAGCCTGGACCTGGACGAAGAACTCGCCCGGCTCGAACAGCGGGAAATCCAGCCGACTACCGAGTTCGGGCGCCACCGCGAAGACAGCCTGAGTGCCCGCCGGGATACCACGGAGCCCGACGAAGAGCCTTGGTCCGACAGCCTTTTCAGCGAATCGGCGGCCGATCGCGCCGAAGCGGCTGAAGCCACGATCGCGCCAGAACCGACCGTCGAGCAGAGCATGCCCTCGCGCACCGAGCCCTCGCTGTCCCTGGAACCGGTGGAACTGGACGACGAGACTCTGCCGCCGCAACTGCGCCTGAACGACCCACTCGACGCCCCGCTTCACCACGAACGCCTGTCAGCGAACGACGCCGTTGACGAACTCGACGACGACCTGCCTTCCATCGAACCCTTGCGCAAGCGTCGCGAACGCAGCGAGCCGGCGATGCGTGCCGAGGTTCTGCAGGACCTGACCGACGACCCGCTGCAGCTCGACTGGCAGAAACGCCGATCTCCCTGGGGTCGACGGTTTCTCTGGTTGCTGCTGATTCTGCTCGGTGCCGGCGCGCTCGTCGGCCAGTACATCGCCTACCACTTCGATGAACTGGCGCGCCAGGATCAGTACCGTCCGTGGTTCCAGCAGTTGTGCCCACAAATCGGCTGCACCGTACCGTCCAAAGTCGACATCGCGAAAATCAAGAGCAGCAACCTGGTGGTGCGCAGCCACCCGGATTTCAATGGTGCGCTGGTGGTCGACGCGATCATCTACAACCGCGCGCCGTTCTCCCAGCCGTTCCCGCTGCTGGAATTGCGTTTTGCCGACCTCAACGGTCACTTGATCGCCAGCCGTCGCTTCAAGTCCGGCGAGTACCTCAACGGCGATCTCGAAGGCATGGCGGAAATGCCCCCGCAAACGCCGATCCACATCGCCCTGGATATCCTCGACCCAGGCGCCAAAGCCGTGAACTACAGCCTGAGCTTCCACTCGCCCGAGTGA